A single region of the Cyclopterus lumpus isolate fCycLum1 chromosome 16, fCycLum1.pri, whole genome shotgun sequence genome encodes:
- the fabp4b gene encoding fatty acid binding protein 4b, with protein MDHFVGTWTLTASENFDEYMKAIGVGFATRQMGNMAKPNLVISVDDAGLISIKSETTFKTSVIEFKLSEEFDETTADGRSTKTTITLENGKLVQQQTWDGKKTTLEREIQDGKMTTKCVMDDVVAMRTYEKGT; from the exons ATGGATCACTTTGTTGGGACCTGGACTCTGACTGCCAGCGAGAACTTTGATGAATACATGAAAGCAATCG gtgtgggCTTCGCCACCCGGCAAATGGGCAACATGGCCAAGCCGAACCTGGTGATCAGCGTGGACGATGCTGGGCTCATTTCAATAAAGTCTGAAACGACGTTCAAGACCTCGGTGATCGAATTCAAGCTGAGCGAAGAATTCGACGAGACGACTGCAGACGGCCGATCGACCAAG ACCACCATCACCCTCGAGAATGGCAAACTTGTGCAACAACAGACTTGGGATGGAAAGAAAACGACCCTAGAACGAGAGATTCAGGATGGAAAAATGACCACC AAATGTGTCATGGATGACGTGGTTGCAATGAGGACCTATGAGAAAGGAACTTAA